One genomic segment of Kocuria rhizophila DC2201 includes these proteins:
- a CDS encoding DoxX family protein, giving the protein MAPLLVLLVFTTLARAVGALGVGYVASWPAATAVGLAAMFIVTGASHFFPARRAGLIAIVPPALKHPAALVALTGVLELLGAVALLVPPEAGQLRVAAALSLAVLLFVMFPANVYASQARRSEHSPNTPLPQRTAMQCVFIAATLFVALAS; this is encoded by the coding sequence ATGGCACCTTTGCTCGTCCTACTCGTCTTCACAACTCTTGCCCGAGCGGTGGGGGCGCTGGGCGTCGGCTACGTCGCCTCCTGGCCCGCCGCCACGGCTGTGGGGCTGGCTGCCATGTTCATCGTGACCGGCGCCAGCCACTTCTTCCCTGCACGGCGGGCAGGGCTCATCGCCATCGTCCCACCGGCTCTCAAGCATCCCGCCGCGCTGGTCGCACTCACCGGCGTGCTCGAGCTGCTGGGTGCCGTCGCCCTTCTCGTTCCTCCCGAGGCGGGACAGCTGCGCGTGGCAGCAGCGCTCAGTCTGGCCGTGCTGCTGTTCGTGATGTTCCCCGCGAATGTCTACGCGTCACAAGCCCGTAGGTCTGAGCACTCACCCAACACGCCCCTGCCGCAGCGAACGGCGATGCAGTGCGTCTTCATCGCGGCGACACTCTTCGTGGCTCTGGCTTCATGA